A genomic segment from Pseudomonas sp. S09G 359 encodes:
- the yjgA gene encoding ribosome biogenesis factor YjgA, translating into MVDSYDDSLDGEKSKTQVKRELHALVDLGERLTTLKKDLIAKLPLTDEMRRALADAPKHTANIARKRHIMFIGKLMRDQDTDAILALLDQTDASTRQYNERFHNLERWRDRLISGDDAVLEKFVLDYPDADRQQLRSLIRQAQHEQAHNKAPATSRKIFKYIRELDETQRGLR; encoded by the coding sequence ATGGTTGATTCTTACGACGACTCCCTCGATGGGGAGAAAAGCAAAACCCAGGTCAAACGCGAGCTGCATGCGCTGGTTGACCTCGGCGAGCGCCTTACAACGCTCAAGAAAGACTTGATTGCAAAACTGCCACTGACCGACGAAATGCGCCGGGCGCTTGCGGATGCTCCCAAGCACACCGCGAATATCGCGCGTAAACGGCACATCATGTTCATCGGCAAGCTGATGCGCGATCAGGACACTGACGCCATTCTGGCCTTGCTTGATCAAACCGATGCCTCCACTCGCCAGTACAACGAACGCTTCCATAACCTGGAACGTTGGCGTGACCGCCTGATCTCGGGCGATGACGCCGTGCTGGAGAAATTCGTGTTGGACTACCCGGATGCGGACCGCCAGCAACTGCGCTCCCTGATCCGTCAGGCCCAGCACGAGCAGGCGCATAACAAGGCGCCGGCCACCAGCCGTAAAATCTTCAAGTACATCCGTGAGCTGGACGAGACTCAACGCGGCCTGCGTTGA